One Brassica napus cultivar Da-Ae chromosome A5, Da-Ae, whole genome shotgun sequence DNA window includes the following coding sequences:
- the LOC106413976 gene encoding DNA-3-methyladenine glycosylase isoform X2, with product MKTPPRRSKRVDQESELPKVTTPVALRAAREKKHCSKARAVRVRPEYPLTRSTPEMKIMPPEFFQIDALDLAPRLLGKFLRRDNVVLRITEVEAYRPNDSACHGRFGNTPRTAPIFGPGGHAYVYLCYGLHMMLNIVADKDGVGAAVLIRSCSPVTGLETIQERRGQKTDKPVLLNGPGKVGQALGLSTEWSHHPLYSPGGLEVLDGGEDVEKVLVGPRVGIDYALPQHVNALWRFAIGDTPWISAPKNTLKPL from the exons ATGAAAACGCCGCCTCGTCGTTCCAAACGAGTTGATCAGGAATCGGAACTACCCAAGGTTACAACTCCAGTGGCTCTACGTGCAGCACGAGAGAAGAAGCACTGTTCCAAGGCTCGGGCGGTTCGGGTCAGACCCGAGTACCCACTGACCCGCTCCACCCCCGAGATGAAGATAATGCCTCCTGAGTTCTTTCAAATAGACGCGCTTGATCTAGCGCCACGTTTGCTCGGGAAGTTCCTGAGGAGAGACAATGTTGTCCTACGGATCACAGAG GTGGAAGCTTATAGACCAAATGACTCAGCTTGCCATGGACGGTTCGGGAATACCCCACGGACCGCACCTATT tttGGACCAGGAGGACATGCATATGTTTATCTTTGTTACGGTCTTCATATGATGCTCAATATTGTTGCTGATAAGGATGGAGTTGGAGCTGCTGTTTTGATACGATCTTGTTCTCCTGTTACCG GGCTGGAGACCATACAGGAGCGTCGTGGCCAGAAAACCGACAAACCTGTTCTTCTAAATGGACCAGGAAAG GTCGGGCAGGCGCTTGGACTTTCAACAGAGTGGTCTCATCATCCCCTCTATTCTCCGG GAGGATTGGAGGTTCTGGATGGAGGAGAAGATGTGGAGAAAGTACTAGTTGGTCCTCGCGTTGGAATAGATTACGCATTGCCTCAACATGTCAATGCCTTGTGGAGATTTGCCATTGGAGACACTCCGTGGATAAGTGCTCCTAAGAACACTCTTAAGCCTCTCTAA
- the LOC106413976 gene encoding DNA-3-methyladenine glycosylase isoform X1 — MKTPPRRSKRVDQESELPKVTTPVALRAAREKKHCSKARAVRVRPEYPLTRSTPEMKIMPPEFFQIDALDLAPRLLGKFLRRDNVVLRITEVEAYRPNDSACHGRFGNTPRTAPIFGPGGHAYVYLCYGLHMMLNIVADKDGVGAAVLIRSCSPVTGLETIQERRGQKTDKPVLLNGPGKVSLICIKQNAPCKSTMHEICSYVPLAGRAGAWTFNRVVSSSPLFSGRIGGSGWRRRCGESTSWSSRWNRLRIASTCQCLVEICHWRHSVDKCS; from the exons ATGAAAACGCCGCCTCGTCGTTCCAAACGAGTTGATCAGGAATCGGAACTACCCAAGGTTACAACTCCAGTGGCTCTACGTGCAGCACGAGAGAAGAAGCACTGTTCCAAGGCTCGGGCGGTTCGGGTCAGACCCGAGTACCCACTGACCCGCTCCACCCCCGAGATGAAGATAATGCCTCCTGAGTTCTTTCAAATAGACGCGCTTGATCTAGCGCCACGTTTGCTCGGGAAGTTCCTGAGGAGAGACAATGTTGTCCTACGGATCACAGAG GTGGAAGCTTATAGACCAAATGACTCAGCTTGCCATGGACGGTTCGGGAATACCCCACGGACCGCACCTATT tttGGACCAGGAGGACATGCATATGTTTATCTTTGTTACGGTCTTCATATGATGCTCAATATTGTTGCTGATAAGGATGGAGTTGGAGCTGCTGTTTTGATACGATCTTGTTCTCCTGTTACCG GGCTGGAGACCATACAGGAGCGTCGTGGCCAGAAAACCGACAAACCTGTTCTTCTAAATGGACCAGGAAAGGTTAGTCTGATCTGCATCAAACAGAATGCACCTTGCAAATCCACAATGCATGAAATCTGTTCATATGTGCCTCTTGCAGGTCGGGCAGGCGCTTGGACTTTCAACAGAGTGGTCTCATCATCCCCTCTATTCTCCGG GAGGATTGGAGGTTCTGGATGGAGGAGAAGATGTGGAGAAAGTACTAGTTGGTCCTCGCGTTGGAATAGATTACGCATTGCCTCAACATGTCAATGCCTTGTGGAGATTTGCCATTGGAGACACTCCGTGGATAAGTGCTCCTAA